One part of the Streptomyces sp. AM 2-1-1 genome encodes these proteins:
- the rplK gene encoding 50S ribosomal protein L11, giving the protein MPPKKKKITGLIKLQINAGAANPAPPVGPALGQHGVNIMEFCKAYNAATESQRGMVVPVEITVYDDRSFTFITKTPPAAKLILKAAGVDKGSGEPHKTKVAKLTAAQVREIATTKLPDLNANDLDAASKIIAGTARSMGITVEG; this is encoded by the coding sequence ATGCCTCCCAAGAAGAAGAAGATCACGGGGCTCATCAAGCTCCAGATCAACGCCGGTGCGGCCAACCCGGCCCCGCCGGTCGGCCCCGCACTGGGTCAGCACGGCGTCAACATCATGGAGTTCTGCAAGGCCTACAACGCCGCGACCGAGTCGCAGCGTGGCATGGTCGTGCCGGTGGAGATCACGGTCTACGACGACCGCTCCTTCACCTTCATCACCAAGACTCCGCCGGCCGCCAAGCTGATCCTCAAGGCCGCTGGTGTGGACAAGGGCTCCGGCGAGCCGCACAAGACGAAGGTCGCCAAGCTGACGGCTGCCCAGGTCCGCGAGATCGCCACGACGAAGCTCCCCGACCTGAACGCCAACGACCTCGACGCCGCGTCGAAGATCATCGCTGGCACCGCCCGTTCCATGGGCATCACGGTCGAAGGCTGA